A genomic window from Yarrowia lipolytica chromosome 1D, complete sequence includes:
- a CDS encoding uncharacterized protein (Compare to YALI0D02607g, similar to uniprot|P38766 Saccharomyces cerevisiae YHR031c RRM3 DNA helicase involved in rDNA replication and Ty1 transposition) has protein sequence MRRSNNQPSITARFVRRKPDKLEGGERRAPVPSTSSPGVAGGPGLTRKRVVGSPGVSGVPGGSIQRRSGRGSLLESSDIKKSAYKVQKDRKRGEKPSFTNATNWQMTKVPEVTPEVLPTLSDEQKHVVDLVCKQRANVFFTGEAGTGKSLIIKTILRRFKNSGISCHVTAPTGLAAVNIGGVTIYRWSGLGLMNGTCDQMVQKISRSQDAKNRWLNTKVLIIDEVSMFPADAFGKLDIVGRRVRNKDRPFGGIQLVLTGDFFQLPPVGMNGTWLFSSDSFKKAIAHKVQLNKVFRQQGDTVLTDMLRKLRFSNPEDHDELDRFFRKLSRELDDSDGIVPTVLEPRNDAVNAKNQMELEKLPGPLFTLKSHDTADGNSLEDIDPNGRFLKNLDDNLRVVSELKLKLGAQVMVMKNIYKDHVELVNGNMGIVKWLMSASKYFTIAQSKPVKSQMFEAIEWVEGIVKNGKPLGYFVRSKDIRALKECPDVDSPHVKDWETAKRFLLEIYETMEVQYRFSPTPKFDCTSTDALLPVVKFVDNTYGTRYVYMAPETFQVPNTNSNGDHTGGWERKQVPLILAWAMSIHKCQGQTLGKVKVDLSKAFCMGQAYVALSRVSSKDNLQVVGFNPRREKPSQQVIEFYRQFSRPFEREERQNKLDKMVEELDDPDLDDLF, from the coding sequence ATGCGCAGATCAAATAACCAACCGTCAATCACGGCCCGCTTTGTCCGCCGAAAACCTGACAAGTTGGAGGGTGGCGAACGCCGTGCCCCTGTGCCATCCACATCGTCTCCAGGTGTGGCAGGTGGGCCAGGACTCACCCGCAAACGAGTCGTGGGCTCACCAGGGGTCTCGGGCGTGCCAGGAGGGTCCATTCAGCGCCGATCTGGTCGGGGTTCATTGCTCGAGAGCTCGGACATCAAGAAATCCGCGTACAAGGTCCAGAAGGACCGGAAAAGGGGCGAGAAGCCGAGTTTTACAAATGCCACAAACTGGCAGATGACCAAGGTTCCCGAGGTGACACCTGAAGTCCTGCCTACTCTGTCAGACGAACAGAAGCACGTTGTGGATCTCGTGTGCAAACAACGAGCAAATGTATTCTTCACCGGAGAAGCGGGAACGGGCAAATCGCTTATCATCAAGACCATTCTCAGGCGGTTCAAGAACAGCGGGATCTCGTGCCATGTGACTGCCCCAACAGGGCTCGCGGCCGTCAACATCGGGGGAGTTACTATCTACCGCTGGTCTGGTCTTGGACTTATGAACGGTACCTGCGATCAAATGGTCCAGAAGATCTCCAGGAGCCAGGACGCAAAAAATCGCTGGTTGAATACTAAGGTGCTCATCATCGATGAGGTCAGTATGTTTCCAGCAGACGCATTTGGTAAGCTGGATATAGTGGGAAGAAGGGTGCGGAATAAAGACCGTCCCTTTGGAGGTATCCAGTTGGTGTTGACTGGGGACTTCTTTCAGCTGCCTCCTGTTGGAATGAACGGAACGTGGCTGTTCTCGTCCGATTCCTTCAAAAAAGCTATCGCCCACAAAGTGCAGCTGAACAAGGTCTTCAGACAGCAGGGAGATACTGTTCTCACAGACATGCTTCGAAAATTGCGGTTCAGCAACCCAGAAGACCACGATGAACTAGACCGATTCTTCAGAAAACTCTCACGTGAACTGGACGACTCAGACGGCATTGTTCCCACCGTCTTAGAGCCCAGAAACGATGCTGTCAATGCCAAGAATCAAATGGAACTGGAAAAGCTACCAGGACCACTCTTCACCCTcaagtcacatgacacaGCCGATGGTAACTCTTTGGAAGACATTGACCCCAATGGGCGCTTTCTGAAGAATCTGGATGACAACCTCCGAGTAGTGTCTGAACTCAAGCTCAAACTCGGCGCCCAAGTGATGGTCATGAAAAACATTTACAAAGATCATGTCGAGCTCGTTAATGGCAACATGGGCATAGTAAAGTGGCTCATGAGCGCCAGCAAGTACTTCACCATCGCACAGAGCAAACCGGTAAAGTCGCAAATGTTTGAGGCTATCGAATGGGTCGAAGGAATTGTAAAGAACGGAAAACCTCTAGGGTACTTCGTTCGATCCAAAGATATTAGGGCATTGAAAGAATGTCCCGATGTCGATTCTCCTCATGTCAAGGACTGGGAGACCGCCAAAAGATTTCTTTTAGAGATCTACGAGACCATGGAGGTCCAGTATCGATTCAGTCCAACCCCCAAGTTCGACTGCACGTCGACCGACGCCCTGCTGCCCGTGGTCAAGTTCGTGGACAACACATACGGCACTCGGTACGTGTATATGGCTCCTGAAACCTTCCAGGTACCTAACACCAACAGTAACGGGGACCACACTGGAGGCTGGGAGAGAAAACAGGTTCCGCTTATTCTCGCGTGGGCCATGTCGATCCACAAGTGCCAGGGCCAGACGCTCGGAAAGGTCAAAGTTGATCTCTCCAAGGCCTTCTGTATGGGCCAGGCGTACGTGGCTCTATCACGTGTGAGTTCCAAGGACAATCTACAGGTTGTGGGGTTTAATCCTCGAAGAGAGAAACCCAGCCAGCAGGTGATTGAGTTTTATCGACAGTTTTCCAGGCCGTTTGAGAGGGAGGAGCGACAGAATAAACTAGACaagatggtggaggagttggatgATCCAGATCTGGATGATCTGTTCTAA